One window of the Shewanella litorisediminis genome contains the following:
- the galE gene encoding UDP-glucose 4-epimerase GalE, protein MTILVTGGAGYIGTHTVVALQQAGMEVLVLDNLSNACVEALNRVEQITGQAVPFVQGDILDKPLLMKIFMDNDIEAVIHFAGLKAVGESVTQPLRYYENNVTGTLVLCQVMAEFNVKQLVFSSSATVYGDPASLPITEEFPTGATNPYGQSKLMVEHILADLHHSDPSWNIARLRYFNPVGAHESGLIGEDPNDIPNNLMPFISQVAVGKREKLSIFGNDYATHDGTGVRDYIHVVDLADGHLKALEKLRTQPGLVTYNLGTGQGYSVLDMVKAFEKASGKAVPYEIAPRRPGDIAACYADPGKATLELGWKAQRSVDEMAASSWRWQSGNPNGYR, encoded by the coding sequence TGGACAACCTCTCCAACGCCTGTGTCGAAGCCCTGAACCGGGTCGAGCAGATCACAGGTCAGGCTGTGCCCTTCGTGCAGGGGGATATCCTCGATAAGCCCCTGCTGATGAAAATCTTTATGGATAACGACATTGAGGCGGTGATCCACTTCGCCGGCCTCAAGGCAGTAGGTGAATCTGTTACCCAGCCGCTGCGTTATTACGAAAACAATGTCACAGGCACTCTGGTACTTTGCCAGGTGATGGCCGAATTTAACGTGAAACAGCTGGTGTTTTCATCTTCGGCCACCGTGTATGGCGATCCGGCCAGCCTGCCCATCACAGAAGAGTTCCCCACTGGCGCCACCAATCCCTACGGTCAGTCCAAGCTGATGGTGGAGCATATTCTGGCCGACCTGCACCATTCAGATCCCAGTTGGAATATCGCCCGCTTGCGCTATTTCAATCCGGTTGGCGCCCATGAAAGCGGGCTGATTGGCGAAGATCCCAACGATATCCCCAATAACCTGATGCCTTTTATCAGCCAGGTTGCCGTGGGCAAGCGGGAGAAGCTGTCGATTTTTGGCAATGACTACGCCACCCACGATGGCACAGGGGTTCGGGACTATATTCATGTGGTTGACCTTGCCGACGGTCACCTCAAGGCCCTGGAGAAACTGAGAACCCAACCGGGACTGGTCACCTATAACCTGGGAACCGGTCAGGGCTACAGCGTACTGGACATGGTCAAGGCCTTTGAAAAAGCCTCGGGTAAAGCCGTACCCTATGAAATAGCGCCACGGCGCCCCGGCGATATCGCTGCCTGCTATGCTGACCCCGGCAAAGCCACTCTGGAACTGGGCTGGAAAGCACAACGCTCAGTGGACGAGATGGCCGCCAGCAGCTGGCGTTGGCAGTCCGGCAATCCCAACGGTTATCGATAA
- the napF gene encoding ferredoxin-type protein NapF: protein MKENINLSRRRLFSRRKDNALRPPFVRDDIEFTDLCSRCGDCMTVCETKIIVKGEAGFPEVRFDNAECTFCGECAKVCPEPIFTLDKSPAWTLKASINDTCLAHRGIWCQSCKDACDASAIRFTPTLGHAPTPELLLDACTGCGACVAPCPVDAIVIIKPETSPQQG from the coding sequence ATGAAAGAGAACATCAATTTAAGTCGTCGCCGACTCTTCAGCCGCCGCAAAGACAACGCCCTGAGGCCGCCCTTTGTTCGCGATGACATAGAGTTTACCGATCTGTGCAGCCGCTGCGGCGATTGCATGACGGTGTGCGAGACGAAGATCATCGTCAAGGGTGAAGCCGGTTTCCCCGAGGTTCGCTTCGACAACGCCGAGTGCACCTTCTGCGGGGAATGCGCCAAGGTGTGCCCTGAGCCCATCTTTACCCTCGATAAGTCTCCGGCCTGGACACTGAAGGCCAGTATCAACGACACCTGCCTTGCCCACAGAGGGATTTGGTGCCAGAGCTGCAAAGATGCCTGTGATGCCAGCGCTATCCGCTTTACTCCAACGCTTGGCCACGCGCCCACGCCGGAATTGCTGCTGGATGCCTGCACCGGCTGTGGCGCCTGTGTAGCACCCTGCCCGGTCGATGCCATTGTCATCATAAAACCCGAGACAAGCCCGCAACAGGGCTAG